A portion of the Salminus brasiliensis chromosome 11, fSalBra1.hap2, whole genome shotgun sequence genome contains these proteins:
- the cul5a gene encoding cullin-5a, whose amino-acid sequence MAMSNLLKNKGSLQFEDKWDLMRPIVLKLLRQESVTKQQWFDLFSDVHAVCLWDDKGPAKIHQALKEDILDFIKQAQARVLSHQDDTALLKAYIVEWRKFFTQCDILPKPFCQLEITLMGKQGSNKKSNVEDSIVRKLMLDTWNESIFSNIKNRLQDSAMKLVHAERLGEAFDSQLVIGVRESYVNLCSNPDDKLQIYRDNFEKAYLDSTERFYRTQAPSYLQQNGVQNYMKYADAKLREEEKRALRYLETRRECNSVQALMECCVNALVTSFKETILAECPGMIKRNETDKLHLMFSLMDKVPSGIEPMLKDLEEHIISAGLADMVAAAETITTDSEKYVEQLLTLFNRFSKLVKEAFQDDPRFLTARDKAYKAVVNDATIFKLELPMKQKGVGLKTQPESKCPELLANYCDMLLRKTPLSKKLTSEEIELKLKEVLLVLKYVQNKDVFMRYHKAHLTRRLILDISADSEIEENMVEWLREVGMPADYVNKLARMFQDIKVSEDLNQVFKEMHKHNKLALPADSVNIKILNAGAWSRSSEKVFVSLPTELEDLIPEVEDFYKKNHSGRKLHWHHLMSNGIITFKNEVGQYDLEVTTFQLAVLFAWNQRPREKISFENLKLATELPDAELRRTLWSLVAFPKLKRQVLSYEPQVSSPKDFTDSTLFFVNQEFSLIKNSKVQKRGKINLIGRLQLTTERMREEENEGIVQLRILRTQEAIIQIMKMRKKITNAQLQTELVEILKNMFLPQKKMIKEQIEWLIEHKYIKRDESDINTFIYMA is encoded by the exons ATGGCGATGTCTAATCTGTTAAAG AACAAAGGGTCCCTCCAGTTTGAGGACAAGTGGGATCTGATGCGCCCCATTGTCCTCAAGTTGCTTCGCCAAGAGTCCGTAACTAAGCAGCAGTGGTTCGATCTTTTCTC AGATGTTCATGCAGTCTGCTTGTGGGACGACAAAGGCCCTGCAAAGATCCACCAGGCTCTTAAGGAGGACATCTTAGATTTTATTAAGCAAGCCCAGGCG AGGGTGCTCAGTCACCAAGATGACACTGCCCTCCTCAAGGCCTACATTGTGGAGTGGAGGAAGTTCTTCACACAGTGTGACATCTTGCCTAAGCCGTTCTGCCAGCTGGAGATCACCCTGATGGGCAAGCAGGGTAGCAACAAGAAGTCCAATGTGGAGGACAGCATAGTGCGGAAG CTGATGCTGGACACTTGGAACGAGTCCATCTTTTCCAACATCAAAAATAGGTTGCAGGATAGTGCAATGAAGTTGGTCCATGCTGAAAGACTTGGAGAGGCTTTTGACTCTCAGCTGGTCATTGGGGTGCGCGAGTCTTATG TGAACCTGTGTTCCAACCCTGATGATAAGCTGCAGATCTACAGAGACAACTTTGAAAAAGCCTACCTGGACTCCACTGAGAGGTTCTACAGGACACAGGCACCCTCCTACCTACAGCAAAATGGAGTCCAAAACTACATGAAATAT GCAGACGCTAAGTTACGAGAGGAGGAGAAACGCGCACTACGGTATTTAGAGACACGACGTGAATGTAACTCTGTTCAAGCA CTTATGGAATGTTGTGTAAATGCACTGGTGACATCATTCAAAGAAACCATCTTGGCTGAATGTCCGGGCATGATCAAACGCAATGAGACTGACA AGCTGCATCTCATGTTCTCGCTAATGGATAAAGTCCCCAGTGGAATTGAGCCAATGCTAAAGGACCTGGAAGAACACATTATCAGTGCTGGACTGGCTGACATGGTTGCTGCAGCGGAGACCATCACGACT GACTCGGAGAAGTATGTGGAGCAGCTTCTCACTCTGTTCAACCGCTTCAGTAAACTTGTAAAGGAGGCGTTTCAAGATGATCCTCGGTTCCTCACAGCCAGAGATAAA GCATACAAAGCAGTTGTAAATGATGCCACAATATTTAAGCTGGAGCTACCTATGAAGCAGAAGGG AGTGGGCCTCAAAACACAACCCGAGTCGAAGTGTCCGGAGCTGCTAGCCAACTACTGTGACATGCTGTTGAGAAAGACCCCGCTTAGCAAGAAGCTTACTTCTGAAGAGATtgagctgaagttaaaagaagtG TTACTGGTGCTGAAATATGTCCAGAATAAGGATGTGTTCATGAGATACCATAAAGCTCACCTGACCAGGAGGCTGATCCTGGACATCTCAGCAGACAGTGAGATAGAGGAGAACATGGTTGAATGGCTGAGG GAGGTTGGTATGCCTGCTGACTATGTCAACAAGTTGGCTAGAATGTTCCAGGACATTAAAGTTTCTGAAGATCTAAACCAGGTCTTCAAAGAGATGCACAAACACAACAAGCTTGCTTTACCAG CGGACTCAGTCAACATAAAGATCTTGAATGCCGGAGCATGGTCTCGCAGCTCAGAGAAAGTCTTTGTGTCGCTGCCCACTGAGCTGGAGGACCTTATTCCAGAAGTGGAAGACTTCTACAAGAAGAATCACAGTGGCAGAAAACTCCATTGGCACCACCTAATGTCCAACGGCATT atcaccttcaagaacgaAGTGGGGCAGTATGACTTGGAGGTCACAACTTTCCAGCTTGCAGTTCTGTTTGCCTGGAACCAAAGACCCAGGGAGAAGATTAGCTTTGAGAACCTGAAGCTTGCCACTGAGCTGCCTGATGCCGAGCTGAGACGCACACTCTGG TCGCTTGTTGCCTTCCCAAAACTCAAACGACAGGTCTTGTCATATGAACCTCAAGTGAGCTCTCCCAAAGACTTTACAGACAGTACATTGTTCTTTGTTAACCAGGAGTTCTCCTTGAT AAAAAACTCAAAGGTGCAGAAGAGGGGAAAGATTAACTTGATTGGTCGCCTACAATTGACTACAGAGCGAATGAGGGAAGAGGAGAACGAAGGCATTGTTCAGCTTAGGATATTAAGAACACAG GAGGCTATCATTCAGATCATGAAGATGCGGAAGAAGATCACTAACGCCCAGCTGCAGACGGAGCTGGTGGAGATCCTGAAGAACATGTTCCTTCCCCAGAAGAAGATGATCAAGGAGCAGATTGAGTGGCTTATTGAGCACAAGTACATCAAGCGCGACGAGTCGGACATTAACACCTTCATCTACATGGCGTAG